ATCCTCGCGGTCCGCGCGCTCCTGGCTCGGCGTGAACGACGCGCGCAGATGCGAGAAAGCGCCCGTCCATTCGGGCTCGGCCACGACGCCGTACGCGGATTCGCGTGCGGCGAAGAGATATTCGAAAATCGGGTTGGGGTGCGTCACGGGGCGTCTCCTTCGCCGGGGCCCGGCGCGGTTTCGTGGAGGATCATTTCGACGACGAGAAAGCCGCGCGCGGTGTCGCCCGCGCCCGAGGGGAACACGCGGCGCTCGCCGGGCGACACGCGGGTGACGCGCCCGCCGAGCGTCGGATCGATCGAAAGCGCGCGGTCGGCGTCCTCGAGAAGCGCGCGCGCGGCGTCTTCCGCGCTTTTGCCCGCGGCGGCGCGCGCGATCGCGCCGACGAGCACGCGCGCCTCGCGCTTTCGGTAGCGCGCGGGCAGATGACGCACGCGCTCGGTCACGACGCGAGCCGCCAGCGCCGGCACGGGCAGGTCGCCGGGCGCGTCGACACTTCCGGCGATCGCGCGACGCACGTCGGTGGCGTATCCCGCGTCGCGGCGGATGGCGGCAAGGCGCGCGACGATTTCGGCGAGCGCGTCGGTGACGGCGGCCATCACGCGCGCCCCGATTCGACGGCGCGCCCCGCGTTGATGAGCCCGGCGCGCGCCAAAAGACGGCGCGCGGCAAATCCAAGCTCCGCGGACGGCATCGGTTCGCGCAGCGCGAGCGTGCCGCCGGCCCGGCCGGCGTCGCGGCGCATCGATGCGCGCGCGGCGTCGTCGAGAAGCGCAAGGTTCGGCCCGCGCGCGAGAAACGCGGCCTGTTCGCAGACGGCATCGCGCGCAAGGCGCGACAACGGCGCGATCGCCCAGACCGGCGAGGGCAGCGTGATGTCGAACGTACCCTCCACGGCGATTTCGCCGGTCGCCGCATCGAACGCGGTGATGTGAAGAATCGTTCCGTCCGCGAAACGCAGCGCGCCGCCGACGGCGATCGCAAGTCCCGCGAAGGAAGGCACGGCGAGCGTGTCGCCATTGACCTCGACCGCGACGCCGCGATGCACGGGATGCCCCGCGACGGGCAGGTCGAACGCCTGGCGGATTGGCCAGCCAAGCGCCTCGGAGAGCGGGCCATGACGCAGCGGCGCGCGGCTGACCATACGGCTTGCGGCGGAAAGCAGCGCCTCGCGCGCGGCGTCCTTCTCCGTATCCGTGTCGCCGGGCACGTCGTCCCACAGCGCGCGGTCGGGGTGCGCCTGCATGTATTCGCCCGCCTGCGCGAGCGTGACGAGGCTTGTCGCCTCCGGATGGCATGGCGTGGCGAGAAGGCTCATATCAACCTCGGGCCGACGCGCGCGGCGCGGCATTCATCGCGTTGGAGAAGCGTGGATCGGCGGCGAAACGAGATTCGTAGCGGCCGCGCACGATCTCGCGGAGCCGGGCCGCGTCGCTTCTTGCCGTGACCTGCGCGGGGTGCGTTCGGTAGCGGGTGACAAGGTCGGCCGTGACGAGCATCCGCAAGCCCGCAAGCTGCATGCGGCACCAGAGATCCAGGTCCTGCCCCGCGCCGTCGCCGTAGCCGCCGGCGGAGAGCACAGCCGCGCGCCGCACGCACACGGCGGGGTGTGCGATCGCGAACGGCTGGTGCGTCAACGGCGTTGCGGGATCGAAGATGAGCGCAAGCTCGCGGATGTCGCGGCCGTCCGCATCGGTGACGATCATTTGCCCGGCGACAAGCGCCAGATCGGGATCGGCCCGCAATCGCGCGAGCTGCGCCGCGAGGCGGCCGGGGAGCATGACGTCGTCGGCGTCGTGCCGCGCGATGATCTCCGCCCGCGCGGTCCGGACGC
The genomic region above belongs to bacterium and contains:
- a CDS encoding glycosyltransferase, whose product is TDAGLIDAVRAMAALSPAAMRRRRRAARARAIERFDARRMLGRYSDIYAERTNGAVRLPDTNLDVSVVIPVRDTPGAWLAESIESVLAQGDCEGLNPQSSILDPRFEIVLVDDGSTRPDTLAVIDAAARDPRVRVIRQTHAGVGAALNAGVRTARAEIIARHDADDVMLPGRLAAQLARLRADPDLALVAGQMIVTDADGRDIRELALIFDPATPLTHQPFAIAHPAVCVRRAAVLSAGGYGDGAGQDLDLWCRMQLAGLRMLVTADLVTRYRTHPAQVTARSDAARLREIVRGRYESRFAADPRFSNAMNAAPRASARG